In the Candidatus Baltobacteraceae bacterium genome, one interval contains:
- a CDS encoding NAD-dependent epimerase/dehydratase family protein, producing MRNDRVFLTGATGFVGSHVLRELLAAGFTVRALVRDKAARLDGCETVVGDLERAGNLLDSLRECRFLVHCAALYSFAPGDREAIERVNVTGTESLFAAAYLAGVERAVLTSSSATVGPAHGANVATEADYAHEGGEGYHASKLAQERSAVSSRIPTVVVLPTAPVGPNDHKPTPTGAMILNFARGRMFAKPPSGGLNLVPVEDVARAHVSALRDGRPGERYILGGENLTLDEVWEMLSEITGKPVPRVRIPKPVLYTIAYVDEMRCFVRRDAQPLVPLEGVRMAEERMFVDSSKAQHELNYKPGPVRGALERAVNWYRGRGYLK from the coding sequence TTGCGCAATGACCGCGTTTTCCTAACCGGCGCGACCGGATTCGTCGGAAGTCACGTCCTGCGCGAGCTGCTCGCGGCAGGTTTCACCGTGCGCGCACTCGTGCGCGACAAGGCGGCGCGCCTCGATGGGTGCGAGACCGTCGTCGGCGACCTGGAGCGCGCTGGAAATTTGCTTGACAGCTTGCGTGAATGCCGTTTCCTCGTGCACTGCGCGGCACTCTATTCGTTTGCGCCCGGCGATCGTGAAGCAATCGAGCGCGTCAATGTCACCGGAACCGAGAGTCTCTTTGCCGCGGCATATCTCGCCGGCGTCGAACGCGCCGTCCTGACGTCGAGCTCAGCGACGGTCGGACCCGCGCACGGCGCAAACGTTGCGACGGAGGCTGACTACGCGCACGAAGGCGGCGAGGGCTATCATGCTTCCAAGCTCGCACAAGAGCGTAGCGCAGTGTCGAGCCGCATACCGACCGTCGTCGTGTTGCCGACCGCGCCCGTCGGTCCCAACGATCACAAGCCCACGCCGACCGGAGCGATGATCCTGAATTTCGCGCGCGGACGCATGTTTGCAAAGCCGCCGTCGGGCGGATTGAACCTGGTCCCTGTCGAGGACGTCGCGCGAGCGCACGTCAGTGCCTTGCGCGATGGACGTCCCGGTGAACGCTACATTCTCGGCGGTGAAAATCTTACGCTCGACGAGGTGTGGGAAATGCTCTCCGAGATCACCGGCAAGCCCGTTCCGCGCGTGCGCATCCCGAAGCCTGTCCTTTATACGATCGCGTACGTCGATGAGATGCGCTGTTTCGTGCGGCGCGACGCGCAGCCGCTTGTTCCGCTCGAGGGCGTGCGCATGGCGGAAGAGCGCATGTTCGTCGACTCATCCAAAGCGCAACACGAGCTGAACTACAAGCCCGGCCCCGTTCGCGGCGCACTGGAACGCGCCGTCAACTGGTATCGCGGTCGCGGCTATTTGAAGTGA
- a CDS encoding NIPSNAP family protein — protein MIVDIRTYTTLPGKLNVWLALYEAEGYPIQLKYLGEPLGYFMSEVGTQNQVVHIWKYESMADREKKRTAMQADPAWQAYLKKSAEAGYMQHQENKIMKSTSFSPV, from the coding sequence GTGATCGTCGATATTCGCACCTACACCACGCTGCCCGGAAAACTCAACGTTTGGCTCGCGCTATATGAGGCGGAAGGCTATCCGATTCAACTCAAGTATCTGGGCGAGCCCCTTGGCTACTTCATGAGTGAAGTCGGCACGCAAAACCAAGTCGTGCATATCTGGAAATACGAGAGCATGGCCGACCGCGAGAAAAAGCGCACCGCAATGCAAGCCGATCCGGCGTGGCAAGCCTATCTGAAGAAAAGCGCAGAAGCCGGCTACATGCAGCACCAAGAAAACAAGATCATGAAATCAACCTCGTTCTCGCCCGTGTAG
- the hpnK gene encoding hopanoid biosynthesis-associated protein HpnK — translation MVTADDFGLSTSVNDAVERAHREGILTAASLMVAAPGTQDAVARARALPSLAVGLHVVLVNGRSKLPPSQVPDLVDSNGDFPTDLVGAGVRYFFHPGARRQLQAEIRAQFEAFAQTGLPLDHVNAQNHMHVHPTVLATILRVGGDYGMRAVRIPREPFLPSWRSAHRDFGLRFGNSALLAPWLALMQLQIERAGMLHNDAVLGLSDTGKMTSERVQRLLEQLPSGVTEMYFHPDAGSDELQALCDPDVIRMVRSGQIVSMNFAQLSNAA, via the coding sequence ATCGTAACCGCGGACGATTTCGGCCTTTCAACGTCCGTCAACGATGCGGTAGAGCGCGCTCATCGCGAAGGGATTCTCACCGCAGCCAGTTTGATGGTGGCTGCTCCCGGGACTCAAGATGCAGTTGCGCGCGCCCGCGCGCTGCCGTCGCTCGCAGTCGGGCTGCACGTCGTCCTCGTCAATGGCCGTTCGAAGCTGCCGCCCTCACAAGTTCCGGATTTAGTGGATAGCAACGGCGATTTTCCGACCGATCTCGTCGGCGCGGGCGTGCGCTATTTCTTCCATCCGGGTGCACGCCGTCAGCTTCAGGCGGAGATACGTGCACAATTCGAAGCATTCGCGCAAACGGGTCTGCCGCTCGATCACGTCAATGCGCAGAACCATATGCACGTCCATCCAACGGTGCTCGCAACGATTCTGCGCGTGGGAGGCGATTATGGAATGCGCGCGGTCCGCATTCCGCGCGAGCCGTTCTTACCGTCGTGGCGCAGCGCGCATCGCGATTTCGGATTACGTTTCGGAAATTCTGCCTTGCTTGCACCCTGGCTCGCGCTCATGCAGCTGCAGATCGAGCGCGCGGGCATGCTGCACAACGATGCGGTGCTCGGTTTGAGCGATACCGGAAAGATGACGTCCGAGCGCGTCCAACGTCTGCTCGAACAGTTGCCCTCCGGCGTTACCGAGATGTACTTTCATCCCGACGCCGGGAGCGATGAATTGCAGGCGCTTTGCGATCCGGACGTGATTCGAATGGTGCGTTCCGGCCAAATCGTCTCGATGAATTTCGCGCAGCTCTCAAATGCGGCATAA
- a CDS encoding ferritin-like domain-containing protein, with protein sequence MPWPELDEESLRKLRALPIWPMALQAETNAGAMVSGFGATIADPTIRQAIELQGFEETRHGRLIATMVERYSLGAKVHPPQLEPTESAFIHFGYCECLDSFLGFGGYRLAQEVEFMPQSLISLFSRVLWEEARHIVFFVNWIAYERVQRGYGGPFMQAVATAIGYIRALIDRIVSGRDVADGVTEPVELPNVGLIALLNAGVNENARLMAQFDPRLLRPRVVPSIAQMVINAAKTGQNLRGVFEPRAS encoded by the coding sequence TTGCCCTGGCCGGAGCTCGATGAAGAGTCGCTGAGAAAGCTCCGCGCGCTTCCAATTTGGCCGATGGCGCTGCAAGCCGAGACCAATGCGGGAGCCATGGTCAGCGGATTCGGAGCCACGATCGCCGACCCGACGATTCGCCAAGCGATCGAGCTGCAAGGCTTTGAAGAGACGCGCCACGGCCGTCTGATTGCAACGATGGTCGAACGTTACAGTCTCGGCGCGAAGGTTCATCCGCCTCAGCTCGAGCCGACTGAGAGTGCGTTCATCCATTTTGGCTACTGCGAGTGTTTGGACTCGTTCCTGGGGTTTGGTGGATACCGTCTGGCGCAGGAGGTCGAGTTCATGCCGCAGTCGCTGATCTCGTTGTTCAGTCGCGTCTTGTGGGAAGAAGCGCGCCATATCGTGTTCTTCGTCAATTGGATTGCATACGAGCGCGTGCAACGCGGGTACGGCGGTCCATTCATGCAAGCCGTCGCAACTGCCATCGGATACATTCGTGCACTCATCGATCGTATCGTGAGCGGGCGCGATGTGGCGGATGGTGTTACGGAGCCCGTCGAGCTGCCGAACGTTGGTCTCATCGCATTACTAAATGCAGGCGTTAACGAGAACGCGCGTCTTATGGCGCAGTTCGATCCGCGCTTGCTCCGGCCGCGCGTGGTCCCGTCCATCGCACAGATGGTCATCAACGCTGCCAAGACGGGACAAAACCTGCGAGGAGTGTTCGAACCGCGCGCAAGCTGA
- a CDS encoding CoA transferase, translating into MSGPLDGVRVIDLSTVVAGPLVTRLMADMGADVIKVESKAGDIMRWTGPGRHVGMGALFMHLNRGKRSIVLDLKNEGDREKVLRLCEGADLLFHNIRAAAMGRLRLGYSDVASRNPKILYVSLVGFAQNGPYAPWPAYDDLIQGASGLAAMFKRTGEAPRFVPLNMADRTSGITALGAVLAALYHRERTGKGQAVEVAMFEALVDFVFGDHLGGHSFEPSEGDFGYKRLLTTLRRPHRTLDGYICVLLYDDKQWERFFEQVGRADQYASDPRLHDTIKRRDHYHEAYTIVAEILATRTTADWLKMLRENDLPAVPMNDLDDVLSDPHLAATGFFVKQQHPTEGVMRTTGHASRFAGTPLPDPGIAPNLGEHTEEILRELG; encoded by the coding sequence ATGAGTGGCCCCCTGGACGGCGTGCGCGTCATCGATCTGTCCACGGTCGTTGCGGGGCCGCTCGTAACGCGACTGATGGCGGATATGGGCGCCGACGTCATCAAGGTCGAGTCCAAAGCCGGCGACATCATGCGCTGGACCGGCCCCGGCCGTCACGTCGGCATGGGTGCGCTGTTCATGCATCTCAATCGTGGTAAGCGCAGCATCGTGCTCGATCTGAAGAACGAGGGCGATCGCGAGAAGGTCTTACGCCTGTGTGAAGGCGCCGATCTGCTCTTTCACAACATCCGTGCCGCAGCGATGGGGCGTTTGCGTTTAGGGTATTCCGACGTTGCGTCCCGCAATCCCAAAATTCTGTATGTGAGCTTAGTCGGATTTGCGCAAAACGGTCCGTACGCACCCTGGCCCGCGTACGATGATTTGATCCAAGGCGCCTCAGGGCTCGCTGCGATGTTCAAACGGACGGGAGAAGCGCCGCGCTTCGTTCCGCTCAACATGGCGGATCGTACGAGCGGCATCACCGCGCTCGGCGCCGTTCTTGCGGCCCTGTACCATCGCGAACGAACGGGCAAAGGTCAAGCCGTCGAGGTCGCGATGTTCGAAGCGCTCGTCGACTTCGTGTTCGGCGATCATCTTGGCGGGCATAGCTTCGAGCCGAGCGAGGGCGACTTCGGATACAAGCGGCTGCTCACGACGCTGCGGCGTCCGCATCGTACGCTTGACGGTTACATTTGTGTCCTGCTCTACGACGACAAGCAGTGGGAGCGATTTTTCGAGCAGGTCGGGCGCGCCGACCAATACGCGAGCGATCCGCGCTTGCACGACACGATCAAGCGCCGCGATCACTATCACGAAGCCTACACGATCGTCGCCGAGATTTTGGCGACGCGAACGACCGCGGACTGGCTGAAGATGCTGCGTGAGAACGATCTGCCGGCCGTGCCGATGAACGATCTCGACGACGTTCTCAGCGATCCGCACCTCGCGGCAACGGGATTCTTCGTTAAGCAGCAGCATCCGACCGAAGGCGTGATGCGCACCACCGGTCATGCCTCGCGCTTCGCGGGAACGCCGCTCCCCGATCCGGGCATCGCGCCCAATCTCGGCGAGCACACCGAAGAAATCCTCAGAGAACTGGGCTAG
- the hpnH gene encoding adenosyl-hopene transferase HpnH: protein MSIPLQQKVAVGKYILSKKLARVEKFALVLQLEPLFQCNLECGGCGKIQFPTDILRQRLTVQQCIDAVEQCEAPMVSIAGGEPLVHDQIAEIVEALVERKRFVYLCTNAILMQKKMDLFKPSVYFSWSVHVDGVGARHDEAVCREGIFDKAVAAIKEAKARGFRVTTNTTFFNRDTPQTIIETLDYLNDVAQVDVMQIAPGYAYEKAPDQEHFLGVEQTRAIFREAFGNGNRQRWRLNHTPLYLDFLEGKVEFACTAWGIPSYSVFGWQRPCYLMSDAPYAGSYKELLTDTDWSKYGRGRNPKCENCMAHCGYEPTAVLATTGSIKQAVRAAIAQ from the coding sequence ATGAGTATCCCGCTGCAGCAAAAAGTCGCCGTTGGCAAATACATCCTCAGCAAGAAGCTTGCGCGAGTCGAGAAATTCGCGCTCGTTCTGCAGCTCGAGCCGCTCTTTCAGTGCAATCTCGAGTGCGGCGGTTGTGGAAAGATTCAGTTTCCCACCGACATCTTACGCCAGCGCCTGACGGTGCAGCAGTGCATCGACGCGGTCGAGCAATGCGAAGCGCCGATGGTTTCGATCGCCGGCGGTGAGCCGCTCGTTCACGATCAGATCGCGGAGATCGTGGAAGCGCTCGTCGAGCGCAAACGCTTCGTGTACCTCTGCACGAACGCGATTCTCATGCAGAAGAAAATGGATCTGTTCAAGCCCTCCGTCTACTTCTCGTGGTCCGTCCACGTCGACGGCGTCGGCGCGCGTCACGACGAAGCAGTCTGCCGCGAAGGCATCTTCGATAAAGCGGTTGCGGCGATCAAAGAAGCCAAGGCGCGCGGCTTTCGCGTGACGACCAACACGACGTTCTTCAATCGCGACACGCCGCAGACGATCATCGAGACGCTCGATTATCTCAACGACGTCGCGCAAGTCGACGTCATGCAGATCGCGCCCGGCTACGCGTATGAAAAGGCGCCCGATCAGGAACACTTCCTCGGCGTCGAGCAAACGCGCGCGATCTTCCGCGAAGCGTTCGGCAACGGCAACCGCCAACGGTGGCGCCTCAATCACACGCCTCTGTATCTGGACTTCCTCGAAGGCAAAGTCGAGTTTGCGTGCACGGCGTGGGGAATTCCGTCGTACTCCGTTTTCGGATGGCAACGCCCGTGTTACCTGATGTCGGATGCACCCTACGCCGGCAGCTACAAAGAGCTGCTGACGGATACCGATTGGTCGAAGTACGGCCGCGGACGCAATCCAAAGTGCGAAAACTGCATGGCGCACTGCGGCTACGAGCCGACTGCTGTCCTCGCAACGACCGGATCGATCAAGCAAGCGGTTCGCGCGGCCATTGCGCAATGA
- a CDS encoding squalene/phytoene synthase family protein, whose translation MNRQDMLLADAYCLSLADQHYENFSVASKLLPASIRLDLARIYAYCRTTDDLGDESASRESARVRLELWRDELNALFAGKPPIHPVLIALSETIKAHQMPIEPFVDLIAANIQDQEVSSYENWTDVLGYCRNSAAPVGRMVLAVFGIYNATTVPLSDDVCVGLQLANFAQDVARDAAIGRTYLVQADVRAAGKAEATRIMVERARELLGSGRALERMAPSGLRFQLALYRLGGLAICEGIARIGYRTEFERPTVTRSVKLGLLARAIALSLQPARNVERPETA comes from the coding sequence ATGAATAGACAAGACATGCTCTTGGCGGATGCGTATTGTTTATCGCTCGCCGATCAGCATTACGAAAATTTCAGCGTCGCCTCCAAGCTTCTCCCAGCTTCGATACGCCTGGATTTAGCGCGTATTTACGCATATTGCCGCACCACGGACGATCTCGGCGATGAGAGCGCCTCGCGCGAATCGGCGCGCGTACGTTTAGAGCTGTGGCGTGACGAGCTAAACGCGCTTTTTGCCGGAAAGCCGCCCATCCACCCGGTGCTGATCGCGCTCTCGGAGACGATCAAAGCACATCAAATGCCGATCGAGCCGTTCGTCGATCTAATCGCCGCGAACATTCAAGACCAAGAAGTTTCGTCGTATGAAAACTGGACCGACGTCCTCGGATATTGCCGCAATTCAGCGGCGCCGGTCGGACGCATGGTGCTCGCGGTCTTCGGGATCTACAATGCGACGACGGTACCGCTTTCCGACGATGTTTGCGTCGGATTGCAGCTTGCCAATTTCGCGCAAGACGTAGCTCGTGACGCGGCAATCGGACGCACGTATTTGGTCCAAGCCGATGTCCGTGCCGCCGGCAAAGCCGAGGCGACACGGATCATGGTCGAGCGGGCCCGCGAGCTGCTTGGCTCCGGGCGAGCCCTCGAACGCATGGCCCCCTCGGGGCTCCGCTTCCAATTGGCGCTCTACCGGCTGGGAGGGCTCGCGATCTGCGAGGGGATCGCCCGGATCGGCTACCGCACCGAATTCGAGCGTCCGACGGTTACACGGTCTGTGAAGCTCGGTTTACTTGCCCGCGCGATAGCGCTCTCTCTCCAGCCGGCTCGAAACGTCGAGCGCCCCGAGACCGCATAG
- the hpnE gene encoding hydroxysqualene dehydroxylase HpnE, protein MAATRVAIVGGGLAGLSAALALKEQGHEVELFERTRLLGGRATSFAVDGHEVDNGQHVFLACCTEFIKFVERVGMVDNLHLQERFDVLVIGKDVRSRLRAANLPAPLHLAWSLMHYAPLRFGARIGIARALLALRKNVADLPDETFARWLEQSGQGPDEIRAFWDPFLVPALNVPLDQMSLRDGAFVLQTAFLSEAGAARFGWLTVPLARIAEAAAKRLDRVHISTPVASLELGGAEIGIILADGRRAFDKVVLAVPPAQAARLSGIVSLDAYEPHGILDIHLWTDSGSLDFDFAALLDSPVQWVFQKDSGYLCCSLSAANEYLTATTVSLVERTWTELRAALPALRTAQIVQSAVTRNPTATYMPKPGVRRPHSRTQFANLALAGSWLETGWPDTMESAVRSGLEAAEVLA, encoded by the coding sequence GTGGCTGCGACCCGTGTAGCGATCGTCGGCGGCGGGCTCGCCGGTCTTTCTGCGGCGCTCGCGCTAAAGGAACAGGGACACGAGGTCGAGCTCTTCGAACGCACGCGCCTGCTCGGCGGGCGCGCGACGTCGTTTGCCGTCGATGGTCACGAAGTCGACAACGGGCAACATGTTTTCTTAGCCTGCTGCACCGAATTCATCAAGTTCGTCGAGCGCGTCGGGATGGTGGACAATCTCCATCTCCAGGAACGCTTCGATGTGCTCGTGATCGGCAAGGACGTGCGCAGCCGGCTGCGCGCCGCAAATTTGCCGGCACCGCTCCATCTCGCATGGTCCCTCATGCACTATGCGCCGCTCCGTTTTGGAGCGCGAATCGGAATTGCGCGCGCTCTTCTCGCCTTGCGTAAGAACGTTGCGGACTTACCTGACGAGACGTTTGCGCGCTGGCTCGAGCAGAGCGGCCAAGGGCCGGACGAGATCCGCGCCTTTTGGGATCCATTTCTGGTCCCTGCACTCAACGTGCCCCTCGATCAGATGAGTTTGCGCGACGGCGCGTTCGTGTTGCAAACGGCATTCTTGAGCGAAGCCGGCGCAGCGCGCTTCGGCTGGTTGACCGTCCCGTTGGCACGCATCGCGGAGGCCGCGGCAAAACGTCTGGATCGCGTGCATATCTCGACGCCGGTCGCGTCGCTCGAGCTCGGGGGCGCCGAGATCGGCATCATCCTGGCAGATGGACGGCGTGCCTTCGACAAAGTCGTCCTCGCCGTGCCTCCGGCGCAAGCCGCACGCCTGTCCGGGATTGTGAGTCTCGACGCCTACGAACCGCACGGGATTCTCGACATCCATTTATGGACCGATTCCGGCAGTCTGGATTTCGATTTTGCTGCCTTGCTCGACTCACCGGTGCAGTGGGTCTTTCAAAAGGATTCCGGTTATCTGTGTTGCAGCTTGAGCGCCGCCAATGAGTATCTCACCGCGACGACGGTGTCGCTGGTCGAACGCACGTGGACAGAGCTCCGCGCCGCGTTACCCGCGTTGCGCACCGCACAAATCGTTCAGAGTGCCGTGACGCGCAATCCCACTGCCACGTACATGCCGAAGCCCGGCGTGCGGCGCCCGCATTCCCGCACCCAATTCGCGAACCTGGCGCTCGCGGGTTCGTGGCTCGAAACCGGCTGGCCTGATACTATGGAATCCGCAGTGCGAAGCGGGCTTGAAGCGGCCGAGGTTCTGGCGTGA
- the shc gene encoding squalene--hopene cyclase produces MIDHTQRAVDWLIANQSIDGWWCGELETNVTMTAEHILLMRFLGVPFDDIRDGVIRHFLHHQRSDGSWALYFDGPADLSTTIEAYVALKLLGFDTERDEMRRALATIHRLGGLTEARVFTKIWMALFGIYPWEGIPSLPPEIIFFPPQIPFNLYDFSCWARGTVAPLTIVITRRPVRPLGIDVDEIFAPGTRGRIWSVPGAGWMWWLDKLLKQYERLPSKPARETAIKRVCEWIIERQELDGSWGGIQPPWVYSLIALSIEGYPLEHPVIRKGLTGMQRFVIHDENGWRFQACMSPVWDVAWAIRALRMAGLPREHPTLTRAVKWMLDEQIAPDQWGDWQVRCKGVPNGGWAFEFDNDIYPDIDDTAVIVCALLEGAVLDERANAAIERACNWTLAMRSSNGAWAAFDRDNDNEIVYRMPFADFGALIDPPTEDVTAHALEMLALLGRNISDPYVARGLAYLRATQKPGGSWFGRWGVNHIYGTWCVISSLVALKTGEDMTERAVAWLLRVQNPDGGWGETAHSYVDESLAGVGASTPSQTGWAVCALQLAGRGRDSAVQRGLAFLRERQRPDGTWDEPYHTGTGFPRDFYINYHLYRHLFPLTALGFDRTLAKTDDGQGGRSEPPTESIMTS; encoded by the coding sequence GTGATCGATCACACGCAAAGAGCCGTCGATTGGCTGATCGCGAACCAATCGATCGATGGGTGGTGGTGCGGCGAGCTCGAGACGAACGTCACGATGACCGCCGAGCACATCCTCTTGATGCGCTTCCTCGGCGTCCCGTTCGACGACATTCGCGACGGTGTCATCCGGCATTTCCTCCACCATCAACGCAGCGACGGATCGTGGGCGCTGTATTTCGACGGTCCCGCAGATTTGAGCACGACTATCGAAGCCTATGTCGCGCTCAAATTGCTCGGCTTCGATACGGAGCGAGACGAGATGCGCCGCGCGCTCGCGACGATTCATCGTCTTGGCGGCTTGACCGAAGCGCGCGTCTTCACCAAGATTTGGATGGCGCTGTTCGGGATTTATCCGTGGGAAGGCATCCCGTCGCTGCCGCCCGAGATCATCTTCTTCCCGCCGCAGATTCCGTTCAACTTATACGACTTCTCATGCTGGGCGCGCGGAACGGTCGCACCGCTGACGATTGTGATTACGCGCCGTCCGGTGCGTCCGCTAGGAATCGACGTCGATGAGATCTTTGCGCCCGGAACACGCGGGCGCATTTGGAGCGTCCCCGGCGCCGGCTGGATGTGGTGGCTCGATAAATTGCTCAAGCAATATGAACGGTTGCCGAGCAAGCCTGCGCGTGAAACGGCCATCAAACGCGTCTGCGAATGGATCATCGAGCGGCAAGAACTCGACGGAAGCTGGGGCGGCATTCAACCGCCGTGGGTGTACTCGCTCATTGCGCTATCCATCGAAGGCTATCCACTCGAGCATCCGGTGATCCGCAAAGGACTCACCGGAATGCAACGTTTCGTCATCCATGACGAGAACGGTTGGCGTTTTCAAGCGTGCATGTCGCCGGTCTGGGACGTCGCGTGGGCGATCCGCGCGCTTCGCATGGCGGGCCTACCGCGCGAACATCCCACGCTGACACGTGCGGTTAAGTGGATGCTCGACGAACAAATCGCGCCCGACCAGTGGGGCGATTGGCAAGTGCGCTGCAAAGGCGTCCCCAACGGCGGATGGGCGTTCGAGTTCGATAATGACATCTATCCCGACATCGACGACACCGCCGTGATCGTGTGCGCGCTGCTCGAAGGCGCGGTGCTCGACGAGCGCGCGAATGCCGCGATCGAACGCGCTTGCAATTGGACACTCGCGATGCGCTCCAGCAACGGCGCCTGGGCAGCATTCGATCGCGACAACGACAACGAGATCGTCTACAGGATGCCGTTCGCCGATTTCGGCGCTCTCATCGATCCACCGACGGAAGATGTCACTGCGCACGCCCTCGAGATGCTTGCGCTCCTCGGCCGCAACATCTCGGATCCGTATGTTGCGCGGGGACTTGCGTATCTACGCGCGACGCAGAAGCCGGGCGGATCGTGGTTCGGCCGTTGGGGCGTGAACCACATCTACGGCACGTGGTGCGTAATATCGTCGCTCGTCGCGCTCAAGACGGGCGAGGACATGACCGAGCGCGCCGTCGCCTGGCTGCTACGCGTGCAAAATCCGGACGGCGGTTGGGGAGAGACCGCTCATTCGTACGTCGATGAATCGCTCGCCGGTGTCGGCGCAAGCACTCCGTCGCAGACAGGTTGGGCGGTCTGCGCCTTGCAACTCGCAGGTCGGGGGCGGGATTCTGCGGTGCAGCGAGGTCTCGCATTTCTCCGCGAGCGGCAGCGCCCGGACGGAACCTGGGACGAGCCTTATCACACCGGAACCGGTTTTCCGCGCGACTTCTACATTAACTACCACCTTTATCGCCATCTGTTTCCATTGACCGCGCTCGGTTTCGATCGGACGCTCGCCAAGACGGACGACGGCCAAGGGGGCCGTTCCGAACCGCCGACCGAAAGTATTATGACGTCATGA
- the hpnD gene encoding presqualene diphosphate synthase HpnD, giving the protein MRLEATDYDLRSSEKYCHELARREAKNFYWGFISLPYEQRVAIYALYCFARQVDDDADGPNRGDLPERLAVHRERIRMCMRGEWNDPITHVLAHVIERYQIPESELQELIDGVELDFFRKRYRTWDELQGYCHLVASVVGRMCVRVFGFEDPIALELADALGLALQLTNILRDVREDAGMDRIYLPQEDLDRFGVTEKQLFDGTADERWRGLVAFEAARARELFARGYGVLRLIPRRSAVCVHTMAGIYERILEKIERDPDFPLRGRTSLTPSEKLLVMVGSWLRPV; this is encoded by the coding sequence GTGCGGCTCGAAGCCACCGACTACGATCTCCGAAGCTCGGAGAAATATTGCCATGAACTAGCGCGCCGCGAGGCAAAAAATTTCTATTGGGGGTTCATCTCGCTGCCGTACGAGCAGCGCGTTGCAATCTACGCGCTCTATTGTTTCGCACGGCAAGTCGACGACGATGCCGACGGGCCGAACCGCGGCGATCTTCCCGAGCGTCTCGCAGTTCATCGCGAGCGCATTCGCATGTGCATGCGCGGCGAATGGAACGATCCGATCACCCACGTCCTCGCGCATGTAATCGAACGCTATCAGATCCCCGAGAGCGAGCTGCAAGAGTTGATCGACGGCGTCGAGCTGGATTTCTTCCGCAAGCGGTATCGTACGTGGGACGAGCTACAAGGCTATTGCCATCTCGTCGCATCCGTCGTGGGACGCATGTGCGTGCGCGTCTTCGGCTTCGAAGATCCAATTGCGCTCGAGCTAGCCGATGCGCTCGGACTCGCGCTTCAGCTGACGAACATCTTGCGTGACGTCCGCGAAGACGCCGGGATGGATCGGATCTATCTTCCGCAGGAAGACTTGGATCGATTCGGGGTTACCGAAAAGCAGCTCTTCGACGGTACGGCCGACGAGCGTTGGCGCGGCCTCGTCGCCTTCGAGGCAGCGCGAGCTCGCGAGCTGTTCGCGCGCGGCTACGGCGTCTTGCGACTGATTCCGCGGCGCTCGGCGGTGTGCGTGCACACCATGGCGGGCATCTACGAACGAATTCTCGAGAAAATCGAACGCGATCCCGACTTCCCGTTACGCGGCAGAACCTCGCTCACGCCTAGCGAAAAACTGCTCGTTATGGTCGGGTCGTGGCTGCGACCCGTGTAG